Proteins from a genomic interval of Papaver somniferum cultivar HN1 chromosome 4, ASM357369v1, whole genome shotgun sequence:
- the LOC113273321 gene encoding alpha carbonic anhydrase 8-like, with protein sequence MKYLVVFVSLVLVLHEVHVLSMAACPTSDDEPCPAPIPDPPTPAPSPGPKPKPGPKPKPGPKPKPSPSPTPIPPPTPTGPCPIPDSPPTPGPTPSPTPAPAPSPTPAPGPPCNDPIEFYPCVELWIHPTVAGAAVCCQAIQKHQDCLCAFLANPKVKPFVLPHTGAILGWLCHFKFPKCECQ encoded by the coding sequence ATGAAGTATTTGGTTGTGTTTGTATCTCTTGTTTTGGTTCTGCACGAAGTCCATGTTCTCTCCATGGCTGCTTGTCCAACATCAGATGATGAACCTTGTCCAGCGCCAATACCTGATCCACCCACGCCTGCACCTTCCCCGGGGCCTAAGCCTAAGCCGGGGCCTAAACCTAAGCCAGGGCCTAAGCCTAAGCCTTCCCCTTCTCCTACACCTATTCCTCCCCCCACTCCTACTGGTCCCTGTCCTATACCTGATTCTCCCCCTACTCCTGGCCCCACACCGTCACCTACACCAGCTCCTGCACCTTCCCCTACCCCTGCGCCCGGCCCGCCTTGCAATGACCCTATCGAATTTTATCCTTGCGTTGAACTGTGGATCCATCCAACCGTTGCCGGGGCTGCTGTATGCTGCCAGGCGATACAGAAACACCAGGATTGCCTTTGTGCCTTTTTGGCGAATCCTAAAGTGAAGCCGTTTGTATTACCTCATACTGGAGCGATCTTAGGATGGTTATGTCACTTCAAGTTTCCAAAATGCGAGTGCCAATAA
- the LOC113271632 gene encoding F-box only protein 6-like — protein sequence MECLAMLRQFIGQVQELWELYGFPPPPPPLHHYHHHHHLQTPQHQYQHSWCLLDLDNSSVRDGCYDLVMKERKSGNFKMLQPLMSLPPAKKPRKERYRDKMPEPASLTEIMEHRIWKEFPEDLFEAVIARLPVATIFRFRSVCRKWNLLVDSPSFSRRYSEVPKENPWFYTIAHEHENTGAIFDPSTKKWQHPSISNLPEKVIPLPVASAGGLVCFLDIGHKNFFVCNPLTQSFKELPARPVSVWSRIAVGMTVNRNSTTEGYKILWLGSDGEHEVYDSGKNSWTKPGGMPSSIKLPLFLNFRSQTLSIDSSLYFMRADPEGIVSYDMDNGAWKQYVVPAPPHLSDHTLAECGGKVMLVGLQTKNAATCVCIWELQKMTLLWKEVDRMPNFMCLEFYGKHIKMTCLGNKGVIMLSLRSRQMNRVVTYDFSRREWEKVPPCILPCGRKRPWIACGTAFHPSPTASA from the exons ATGGAGTGCTTGGCCATGCTAAGGCAATTTATCGGACAAGTTCAGGAGCTTTGGGAACTCTACGGTTttcctccacctcctcctcctcttcaccactaccaccaccaccaccaccttcaaaCCCCACAACACCAATACCAACACAG TTGGTGCTTGCTTGACCTTGATAACAGCTCGGTGCGTGATGGTTGCTATGATCTTGTAATGAAGGAAAGAAAATCTGGCAATTTCAAGATGCTGCAGCCTCTCATGTCTCTTCCACCTGCCAAAAAACCCCGGAAAGAACGATACCGTGACAAAATGCCAGAACCTGCTAGTTTGACCGAGATAATGGAACACCGAATTTGGAAAGAATTTCCTGAGGACCTCTTTGAAGCTGTTATTGCAAGACTTCCTGTTGCCACGATTTTTCGCTTCAGATCAGTTTGCAGGAAATGGAATCTCTTAGTGGACTCTCCCAGTTTCTCTCGACGTTATTCTGAAGTCCCAAAAGAGAACCCATGGTTCTACACAATCGCTCACGAGCATGAAAACACTGGAGCCATATTTGATCCTTCCACAAAGAAATGGCAGCATCCTTCCATATccaatttacctgagaaggtgaTCCCGCTCCCAGTGGCTTCAGCTGGTGGTCTTGTTTGTTTCTTGGACATTGGGCACAAGAACTTCTTTGTGTGCAACCCTTTAACTCAGTCATTCAAGGAACTTCCTGCAAGGCCAGTAAGTGTGTGGTCCCGTATAGCCGTGGGGATGACTGTGAACAGGAATTCGACCACTGAGGGGTACAAGATCCTCTGGTTGGGATCTGACGGGGAGCATGAGGTTTATGACTCAGGGAAGAACTCTTGGACCAAGCCTGGAGGCATGCCTTCAAGCATCAAGCTTCCACTGTTCTTAAACTTCCGATCCCAAACCTTGTCCATCGATAGTTCGCTGTACTTCATGCGTGCTGATCCGGAAGGGATTGTGTCTTACGACATGGATAACGGAGCATGGAAGCAGTATGTTGTTCCGGCGCCGCCCCACCTGTCGGATCACACACTTGCAGAGTGCGGGGGCAAGGTCATGCTTGTTGGTCTGCAGACAAAGAATGCAGCCACGTGCGTGTGCATATGGGAGCTTCAGAAGATGACGCTCCTGTGGAAGGAGGTTGACAGAATGCCAAATTTTATGTGCTTGGAATTTTACGGGAAGCACATTAAGATGACTTGTTTAGGTAACAAAGGTGTGATCATGCTGTCCTTGAGGTCGAGGCAGATGAACCGCGTAGTTACCTATGATTTTTCGAGGAGGGAGTGGGAAAAGGTTCCGCCTTGTATACTCCCATGTGGAAGGAAGAGACCATGGATCGCATGTGGTACAGCGTTCCATCCATCTCCTACTGCTTCAGCCTGA
- the LOC113271633 gene encoding histone-lysine N-methyltransferase, H3 lysine-9 specific SUVH1-like, with product HVQLEPEPSKRPDLKVGTIMMNNGLRANARKRIGNVAGVEIGDIFIFRIELCMIGLHTQTMGGIDYMNVTYDQVQEPVAVSIVSSGGYEDDDGDGKTLIYTGQGGNVSVDQKLEGGNLALEKSVHRGNEVRVIRGVKDVESRKSKVYIYDGLYRIEKSWTEKSKMGTAVFKYKLVRIPGQREAFTIWKSIQTYNIGCRPGLLLIDITSGAEKVPVSLVNEIDGDKRSPRFIYFKGLKFSKTMKPLVGCNCQGTCLPGSNCSCIKVNGGDTPHANGVLVVQKSVVHECGPSCSCYPGCSNQVSHNGVKVRLEVFKTKERGWGVRSWDPMRAGTFICEYAGEVIDTDAKGADVDDEYTFTAINAGDYSSEWNYVPELIEEEKPVDLNEKFKPSSPIMISAKNMGNVARFMNHSCSPNVFWQLVLHGQNKDSFPHVMFYAIKHIPPMTELTYDYLKCGKEKRCFCGSANCRSFFS from the coding sequence CATGTTCAACTTGAGCCTGAACCGAGTAAGCGACCGGATTTGAAAGTGGGGACAATAATGATGAATAATGGGTTAAGGGCGAATGCCAGGAAGAGGATTGGAAATGTTGCAGGAGTTGAAATTGGAGATATATTCATTTTTAGGATTGAACTGTGCATGATTGGATTACATACTCAAACCATGGGTGGAATTGATTATATGAATGTAACATATGATCAAGTGCAAGAACCTGTTGCGGTAAGCATTGTCTCGTCTGGAGgatatgaagatgatgatggagaTGGTAAAACATTGATTTATACCGGGCAAGGTGGTAATGTCTCAGTTGATCAAAAGCTTGAAGGGGGGAATCTTGCATTGGAAAAAAGCGTGCACAGGGGTAATGAAGTTAGAGTTATTCGAGGTGTGAAGGATGTTGAGAGTCGAAAATCTAAAGTGTATATTTATGATGGGCTTTATAGAATTGAAAAGTCATGGACAGAAAAAAGCAAAATGGGTACCGCTGTTTTCAAATATAAATTGGTGAGAATACCTGGGCAACGTGAAGCGTTCACTATTTGGAAATCAATTCAAACATATAACATTGGTTGTCGTCCTGGCCTTTTATTGATAGACATAACCTCAGGGGCAGAAAAGGTGCCGGTTTCGCTTGTAAATGAGATTGATGGTGATAAAAGGTCTCCTCGGTTTATTTATTTTAAAGGTCTCAAGTTTTCAAAAACTATGAAGCCTTTGGTTGGCTGCAATTGTCAAGGTACATGCCTTCCAGGTTCCAATTGCTCTTGTATTAAGGTGAATGGAGGTGACACCCCACATGCCAATGGGGTTCTTGTGGTTCAAAAATCTGTGGTACATGAGTGCGGTCCTTCTTGTTCATGTTACCCTGGTTGCTCCAACCAAGTGTCGCATAACGGTGTGAAAGTTCGCTTGGAGGTATTTAAGACGAAGGAAAGGGGTTGGGGCGTCAGGTCTTGGGATCCTATGCGTGCAGGTACATTCATTTGTGAATATGCAGGTGAAGTTATAGATACGGATGCCAAAGGAGCAGATGTAGATGATGAATATACCTTTACCGCGATCAACGCAGGAGACTACTCAAGTGAATGGAATTATGTGCCTGAGCTAATAGAAGAAGAGAAGCCCGTGGATCTGAATGAGAAATTCAAGCCTTCATCACCCATAATGATCAGTGCGAAGAATATGGGTAATGTAGCTCGTTTCATGAACCATAGCTGCTCTCCAAATGTCTTTTGGCAGCTTGTCTTACATGGCCAAAATAAGGATTCCTTTCCCCACGTCATGTTTTATGCAATTAAACATATTCCTCCAATGACAGAGTTGACATATGATTATCTGAAATGCGGGAAAGAGAAACGATGCTTCTGTGGATCCGCAAACTGCAGAAGTTTTTTCAGCTAG
- the LOC113271634 gene encoding uncharacterized protein LOC113271634, producing the protein MVPVDRHLFSYPTKNLTSQICGPDFKAIDMHIGMEYLGEYPQPNYNVNRGTAAYQDSQQQLMDQQHFYIYYTKKLQYKIKCGQKFNQRCVREYLLPRTGESSTPGQSRDSGPSTGSFVPNSQEDYHPSEPLNQSTTTYQHQGPTNDPWF; encoded by the exons ATGGTGCCCGTCGATCGTCATCTCTTCTCATATCCAACAAAAAATCTGACATCTCAAATATGCGGCCCTGATTTTAAAGCGATTGATATGCATATTGGAATGGAGTATTTGGGGGAGTATCCACAACCCAATTATAATGTCAATCGGGGTACAGCT GCATATCAGGATTCGCAACAACAACTCATGGATCAACAACATTTCTATATCTATTACACAAAGAAACTGCAATACAAAATCAAATGCGGTCAAAAATTCAACCAGAGATGTGTGAGAGAGTATCTACTACCACGTACAGGTGAGTCTTCTACACCGGGCCAGTCTCGTGATTCGGGTCCATCGACGGGTTCTTTTGTTCCAAACAGTCAAGAAGACTACCATCCGTCGGAGCCACTTAATCAAAGTACAACCACGTACCAACATCAGGGTCCTACAAATGATCCATGGTTTTAA